Proteins encoded within one genomic window of Candidatus Thiodiazotropha endoloripes:
- the epmB gene encoding EF-P beta-lysylation protein EpmB, with the protein MSSSRNILIAAHIIPETRAGVQLPAWQTALAEAFKDPQGLLSHLQLKPENLADRQLAQRQFSLKVPRHYANLMTKGDPHDPLLRQVLPCREEMVDTPGFIDDPVGDLQAKQQPGLLHKYQGRVLILTTGACGVHCRYCFRRHYPYQNGTATPGQWQSILDTIRRQATIQEVILSGGDPLMINDQRLEKMLAELQALPQLKRLRLHSRLPVVLPQRITPELLELLSSNRLQGVMVLHANHPNEISPELAEACEKMRAAGITLLNQSVLLKGVNDDAETLVRLSERLFEIGVMPYYLHLLDRVSGAGHFEVEPDRIELLKRQLLQQLPGYLVPRMVREIAGEASKTPV; encoded by the coding sequence ATGTCATCCTCACGAAACATTTTAATTGCGGCGCACATCATACCTGAGACGAGGGCCGGTGTGCAGTTGCCTGCCTGGCAAACGGCCCTGGCGGAGGCATTCAAAGACCCTCAGGGCCTGCTCAGCCATCTGCAGCTCAAGCCGGAGAACCTGGCCGACCGCCAGCTCGCACAGCGTCAATTCAGCCTCAAGGTGCCACGACACTACGCCAATCTGATGACCAAAGGGGATCCGCACGACCCGCTACTGCGCCAGGTACTGCCCTGCCGTGAAGAGATGGTCGATACACCAGGATTCATCGACGATCCGGTGGGGGACCTGCAGGCGAAGCAGCAGCCAGGGCTGCTACACAAATACCAGGGTCGGGTACTGATCCTGACCACCGGCGCCTGTGGGGTGCACTGTCGCTACTGCTTCCGGCGCCACTATCCCTATCAGAATGGCACCGCAACCCCAGGACAGTGGCAAAGCATCCTCGACACCATCCGACGTCAAGCCACGATCCAGGAGGTGATTCTCAGCGGTGGAGACCCACTGATGATCAATGACCAGCGGTTGGAGAAGATGTTGGCCGAACTGCAAGCGTTGCCGCAACTCAAGCGCCTGCGCCTGCACAGCCGCCTGCCGGTGGTGCTGCCTCAGCGGATTACCCCGGAGCTGCTTGAGTTACTGAGCAGCAACCGACTGCAGGGCGTCATGGTGCTGCATGCCAACCACCCCAATGAGATTTCACCGGAACTTGCAGAGGCGTGTGAGAAAATGCGTGCCGCCGGAATCACCCTGCTCAACCAGTCCGTGCTGCTGAAGGGGGTGAATGACGATGCAGAGACCCTGGTCAGGCTGAGTGAAAGACTGTTTGAGATCGGTGTCATGCCCTACTACCTGCATCTGCTCGACCGGGTCTCCGGAGCGGGCCACTTCGAAGTTGAGCCCGATCGGATCGAGCTACTTAAACGGCAGTTGCTGCAAC
- the efp gene encoding elongation factor P, giving the protein MASYSTNEFKGGLKIMLDGDPCSIIENEFVKPGKGQAFNRVKIRNLKTGRVLEKTFKSGESVEGADVHETDMQYLYNDGEFWYFMDPESFEQVSADSAAVSESAKWLKEQDLCMVTLWNGTPLIVEPPKFVVLSVSDTDPGLKGDTSGSGGKPATLETGAVVRVPLFVQIGESIKVDTRSGEYVSRAKDD; this is encoded by the coding sequence ATGGCTAGCTATAGCACCAATGAGTTTAAGGGTGGTCTGAAAATCATGCTGGATGGCGACCCCTGCTCTATTATTGAAAACGAATTCGTCAAGCCTGGCAAAGGGCAGGCTTTCAACCGGGTCAAGATTCGCAATCTGAAGACCGGCCGGGTTCTGGAAAAGACCTTCAAATCGGGTGAATCCGTGGAAGGTGCCGATGTGCATGAGACCGACATGCAGTATCTCTATAACGATGGTGAGTTCTGGTACTTCATGGATCCGGAGAGCTTCGAGCAGGTGAGTGCAGACAGTGCTGCGGTGAGCGAAAGCGCCAAATGGCTCAAGGAGCAGGATCTCTGCATGGTGACCCTGTGGAATGGCACACCGCTCATCGTCGAGCCGCCGAAGTTCGTGGTGTTGAGTGTTTCAGACACCGACCCGGGTCTGAAAGGCGATACCTCAGGCAGTGGCGGCAAGCCGGCCACCCTGGAGACCGGTGCTGTGGTTCGGGTGCCGCTGTTCGTGCAGATTGGTGAGTCGATCAAGGTGGATACCCGCTCGGGTGAGTATGTCTCCCGAGCCAAGGATGATTAG
- the epmA gene encoding EF-P lysine aminoacylase EpmA codes for MSQLDQWRPSASLGMMRRRAKLLREIREFFWQAGVLEVETPVCSRFATTDPAIDSFKTRYTGPQAAYGLPLYLHTSPEFPMKRLLCADSGPIYQICKVFREGELGDRHNPEFTLLEWYRPGFDHHKLIDEVAELVNLLSDEVLPVERLSYAEAFQRSLKVDPHNATIEQLRAAAIDHRLPGIETLVLDRDGWLNLLLSHLIEPGLGQQKMTFLYDYPASQAALAKVSGDSPAVAERFELYISGIEIANGFHELDDSAEQQRRFEQDNNQRMEEGRSSVPMDEWLLQALAQGLPPCAGVALGIDRLMMVLTESDNIRDVISFDLDRS; via the coding sequence ATGAGCCAATTGGATCAATGGCGACCCTCTGCCTCCCTTGGCATGATGCGTCGCCGGGCAAAATTGCTGCGGGAGATCAGAGAATTTTTCTGGCAGGCCGGGGTGCTCGAGGTCGAGACCCCGGTCTGTTCCCGTTTCGCCACCACCGATCCCGCCATCGACAGTTTCAAGACCCGATACACAGGTCCGCAAGCCGCGTACGGTCTTCCCCTCTACCTGCACACATCCCCTGAGTTTCCGATGAAACGTCTGCTGTGTGCCGACAGCGGGCCGATCTATCAGATCTGTAAGGTCTTTCGGGAAGGTGAACTGGGGGATCGACACAACCCGGAGTTCACGCTGCTGGAGTGGTATCGCCCCGGTTTTGACCATCATAAACTGATCGACGAGGTGGCTGAACTGGTCAACCTGCTCAGTGATGAAGTGCTTCCTGTTGAGAGGTTGAGCTATGCAGAAGCCTTCCAGCGAAGTCTGAAGGTGGATCCTCACAATGCTACCATCGAGCAGTTGAGAGCAGCGGCCATCGATCATCGTCTGCCCGGCATTGAGACGCTGGTATTGGACCGGGATGGTTGGCTCAATCTGTTGCTGAGTCATCTGATCGAACCTGGCCTGGGTCAGCAGAAGATGACTTTTCTCTATGACTATCCGGCCAGTCAGGCGGCGTTGGCAAAAGTCAGTGGCGATTCACCCGCAGTGGCCGAACGCTTTGAACTCTATATCTCGGGAATAGAGATTGCCAATGGCTTTCATGAGTTGGATGATTCTGCAGAGCAACAGCGTCGTTTTGAACAGGATAATAATCAGCGCATGGAGGAGGGACGGTCAAGCGTCCCCATGGATGAATGGTTGCTGCAGGCACTTGCACAAGGTCTGCCCCCCTGTGCCGGAGTGGCACTGGGTATCGATCGGTTGATGATGGTGCTGACAGAAAGTGACAACATCCGGGATGTGATCAGTTTCGATCTTGATCGGTCCTGA